In Populus alba chromosome 4, ASM523922v2, whole genome shotgun sequence, the genomic window AAGCAATGTGGGGATATTGCATAAGCAGAAGGAAAAAAAGCATAACCTTGTTTGTTCATCTAATCTGCGTTCCTCCATGGTCAGGTTTTCAACTTCTGCCTGCAAGAAAAAGACAATCATTGATGAAGTAAAATCCAGTACTTCCTGAGAGTTTTTGTTCATTGAAACGGTGCATGATACACTGTTTTGTATCTGAAAATGAAATCTCAACTCAACTAGCTAATTCATAGAGAATAACATTTAGTGCACCCTTAGGAATTCAAATTTAAGCATTGCATTGATGCTACAGACTTTTATAGAAGTTGTGTCCCAAAATGAAGCTCATTGGACATTTGCAAGGACAACCAACTGGTTTGCATACAAGAGACTGTTACATTTTAGCATAGCTGTTCCATTAAAGAATCAGCGTTTCTTTCCTGTGGATGGAGGACTTTCATCCAAATAGGGTCAGCAGCCAGCAATGCATCAGTCCAGGGAAAATATGAATTGGAtttactataattttatttgttatttatcaattcagaagttttaatttgtttaaaaaaaattcctatagTAGGTTTTTCAGCATTGGTTGACATTTgatattaattaagttttatactATAAGGGCAAATTGAGGTTTTCGTGTGCTACTATAAGCACAATATTCTATATAATAAAGAGACCTTTTAGTGAATGAAACTTGAGCTGGTTCTTTGTTCTTGTGGATCCAAGAAGTGCCCCTTGTGCAGTTGCAGATTTGGCCAAGTGGATTCTAGATTTTTATGCTTATCAATCTATTGCTCTGTTTGTTCTAAACACGCTGCCATAGTTGGCTCTAAAACTTTCCAGGAAGGAAAACTAAAGCAACACGCTTTGCAAAGCctaatccaagaaaaaaatgccATGCCAAGAAACAAGTTGTCAGTTGACATGATCAGAAATAAAAAGAGTTGCTGGTTGTTAATAACTGCATACCTGCAAAGTAGCAACATTATTATCATCCGCCTCCCCTGGCCTTGATACATCAAGTCCCCTGATAACATTCAAACAAAAGCTACTCATCACATgcaaaaataactttaataataatagataatcATGCaacaattttacaatttaaaacaaGTGACATAAAAAAGGGATTTAAGTCCATACTTCCACTGAATTCTATTCTTGAGCTTCTTTTCTATAAGACCAATTCCTTCTAGAACATTTGTTATGTCATATATCCGCCTTTTTTGAAcctgaaatgaaagaaaacctTTAAATGACAGAATTTTACAACACAAGATAGAATAGATGGAAACTGAACTGAAGGTAACCTCTAAAGTCTCAGCAGCTTTATTGAGATCAAGGATGCCATCTTCAGCATGTTTGATcaaattgatgaatttttttgtcaAGAGACCTGAATCAGAATCACATAATATATTACCACTTTTACAGTGTAGTTTTTCTTTGTTCCATGAGTTATTTGGAACGGAGTTCATGATAATCACCAACTACTCTGTTTCAAAAGCAAATACAGAAAAGCATGAGCAGAAAAGATTACCTAGAGAGCTGTCATAGCGACATGGACCAGTTGGAGTAAGATTATTTCCAGGAGAACCTGCCAATTCAGAGAACGTTTCTCACTACATGTATTTACTTTCACTTCCTTCTTTTCACCAATGAAGTCAATTAAAATACGGTCAGAAGAGTACTTGCACAATAAAAGAAACTCACAACATATCAACTTAGTCGTTGATTTACCCTGACCTAACCAGTGACAAAAAAACACTCCAGAACCACAAATATGAGACACCGCTGTAGAAGTTTAAAACAAATACACTCACcaagagcagcagcagcactcTGAGATCCAGATTTACTGCTCTTTGAGAGTCTTGATGTTTTGGGTGTCTTTCCCCCTTTTCCTGATACAGGTGTCTGCAGGGGGCTGGTCACTACTTCCATATATCCATGACCAGCATTCCAGTCACTGGACTCACCTTGATGATCTGATGCATCACTCTTCCGCTTTAATGTCTGATATACAAAATTTAACTTATATTATCGCACTGTAAGTTGTTgacaattataaaacaaatgagTTCATGagattttgctttttaaaaggtAGTACACTGAATATATCTGGTATAACCTCTGAGCTGACACCACCAGCCAAACTTATATCAACAAATGAAAACTATAAGAAACATACATGAATTCCAAAATGTGTATCCTAAGTGTTCAGTAAAAATGAGTGTAAAGGAAAGCACAAGTGTTACAGACACTTCCCAATATACATATTTAAGGGATAATTGAATTCTGAGAATAGGAAAACATCATacggaaaaaaataaagcatcaaGACTTGTGTTTATAAGTATTCTGCAAGAAGTAAACATGTCAGGATGGTTGATGCAAGCACAGGAGGATCGCGTGCTTGAAGACCACAAAGGGCAAGCTAGAAGCAACTTTATCTGAGCCATCTTCATCACTTAACTTGAAACAAGCTCATGGCATAAGCATCATGTTCCTTCCAAAATTACATCATAATGGACTCGCAGTCATGCTGCCTTCCAGAAACTTCATAGGCATCAAAAGATCCTTGGTTAGAGGGAAAATAGGCAAGGACAACTTTCAGAGCCTGGTGGGAAAAATAGTAATCAATGGCACTGCTACATTGCGAGCCATTTTTACCAGGCATATACATCACAATAAGATGTCATAGTTTCTCAGAAAGCATTTGAAGTAGAAACAACCAAAAtgcagcatttttttttttatttaagcaaaGTACTCATCTCTTTTTGCAGTAGATGTTAGAGGAACCATAAATCAACTTAACTCGACAGAAGGTCTACTTCCCTCATCAAAGCCTTGGCATCATTTACCAAACAGTTAGGTGTGTAATGTCTTGACTTTAGGACCATAACTTGAAACAAGACAAATTGATAAGGaaacttaagttattgaatcCTACAATTTAAATGTTCCTCTACTAAACTCAAGCATCATTACCGTGTCCCATTTACATCTTAGACACCAATCTTTACCACATGTCCCTAATATTTCCCCGTATGCTATCACAAGCCAGACACCACACACCGAATTAGACCACTTGTACCATTCACCACCAGCTTTTTACCATCCTTTTCTACTCCCTTCCCCTCGTCTTCCTACCTCCTGAACAACGGATCCTAATACGTGGATTTTAAGATAGCAACTCACCAAGATTATGTAAGAAGCACTTAAACTCTTACAAAACCTCAAAATAGAAACCATTACTTAGGGCATCTAATCCCAAtcaacacaaacaaaataagctacaaagattaatattttcaagCAGAAAGTTTAGCCCTTTACCCTAAAAAACACGTGAAATACACCAATTCAGCTCTAGAAAACCCACTGACACAACAATTTAACCAAACCCATCTCCAAAACCCACTTCAAGAACACAAAATtagccaaaaaaatcaaatttccactaaaattaaaattaaaaaaaaatcccagaatCACAAAACCCTTGAAAAACAGTCAAACTTAAAAACAAAGCAGATcaccacaaaagaaaaaaaccaaacccaaaccccaaacccaaaaaaaagagtaaatacTTACAGGAGGTTTCACAACAATGCCCTCAACTTCATGATCAGAAACAGCACGTCGTTGGTCGTCACCGAACCGGTGGTAGTCACCCGGAGGCAAAAACGGTGGCTTCATTGAAGAAAACGAAAGCGGTTGCTGATGCAGGCGCTGATTCGGTGCGTGACTCTGCATACTGCTTTGCTGCGGCTGCTTCATTGATTGGTTGTTTTGTGCTTGAAAATTCGACATCGCAAGAATTTTGaagtaagaaaaaactaaaaattatatct contains:
- the LOC118038940 gene encoding transcription factor E2FB isoform X1, whose protein sequence is MSNFQAQNNQSMKQPQQSSMQSHAPNQRLHQQPLSFSSMKPPFLPPGDYHRFGDDQRRAVSDHEVEGIVVKPPTLKRKSDASDHQGESSDWNAGHGYMEVVTSPLQTPVSGKGGKTPKTSRLSKSSKSGSQSAAAALGSPGNNLTPTGPCRYDSSLGLLTKKFINLIKHAEDGILDLNKAAETLEVQKRRIYDITNVLEGIGLIEKKLKNRIQWKGLDVSRPGEADDNNVATLQAEVENLTMEERRLDEQTREMQERLRDLSEDENNQKWLFVTEEDIKSLPGFQNETLIAIKAPHGTTLEVPDPDEAVDYPQRRYRIVLRSTMGPIDVYLVSQFEEKIEDIQGVEPPPSYPSTSGFNENPATTMTLEESRGKEVEMQEQDGHRMCSELNTAHDFVSGIMKIVPSDVDSDADYWLLSDAGVSITDMWHNEPAVEWNDLGTLHNDYVMPNVCTPQPQTPPSNPTEVPPGTNTTAG